The Mycolicibacterium mageritense genome contains a region encoding:
- a CDS encoding outer membrane protein assembly factor BamB family protein translates to MLIAVAMAVRSASWRLLPAIVVPVVGLLGLVQLVGHDFFRFYSVIITSFNPSQQLPATMATVLLAGAGGVAALAGVAARIGGSRALRSGAVVGLVLAIVAAVTVIRNAKPDLDSSTAAAVPVPPVPAALSEGQIFTLRSDFTRPDDSLAFGVGYTVRAAGPGFVVREPRGVRAYDSSGAERWHYIHSGTPELRVQEFRVFDGGETVVLLLTTEVPHSGWVIGLDAMTGQRLWSSGDQDVVSAMAEYRHAATDDSPIHLAAHHREEIVRFDSRTGQRMWAVDVPEDSQPMDTGAGVGYLTGTMHNGRATVRYVSIDPTSGSVQRDFVVSEYALSDIAHRDQFPDTYVRGLEHAGRNGFAFRDRVNRAIYVNGVTGVATEFDGEVHASDERSDDFIVEKQDARGVPYGHELRSAPDGRVRCTFGSEPMYNSAWLADQILSGSGDEPARLYSRAECRPLPTTVSPVNVEYVVAPGVLLAVNDSRNGLVIEGYR, encoded by the coding sequence ATGCTGATCGCAGTCGCCATGGCGGTTCGGTCGGCAAGTTGGCGGCTGCTGCCTGCCATCGTCGTGCCTGTCGTTGGCTTGTTGGGACTTGTGCAGCTCGTGGGCCACGACTTTTTCCGCTTCTACTCTGTGATCATCACGAGTTTCAACCCCTCGCAACAACTTCCAGCCACGATGGCCACCGTGCTGCTCGCCGGAGCCGGCGGCGTCGCCGCCTTGGCAGGTGTTGCGGCCCGCATCGGTGGGTCGCGTGCTTTGAGGAGCGGCGCGGTCGTGGGCCTGGTCCTAGCGATCGTGGCTGCTGTGACCGTCATTCGGAACGCGAAGCCGGACCTTGATTCATCGACAGCAGCAGCAGTGCCCGTGCCCCCGGTTCCGGCTGCGTTGTCAGAGGGCCAGATCTTCACATTGCGTTCGGACTTCACTCGGCCTGACGACAGTCTGGCTTTCGGCGTCGGCTACACCGTGCGCGCGGCCGGTCCGGGATTCGTGGTTCGTGAACCCAGGGGAGTTCGCGCCTACGACAGCTCGGGCGCCGAACGATGGCACTACATCCATAGCGGAACACCCGAGCTGAGGGTCCAAGAGTTTCGAGTATTCGACGGCGGAGAAACCGTAGTTCTCTTGCTGACGACCGAAGTCCCTCACTCCGGCTGGGTAATAGGGCTCGACGCCATGACCGGGCAACGCTTATGGAGCAGCGGTGACCAAGACGTGGTGTCGGCGATGGCGGAGTACCGGCATGCGGCGACCGATGATTCTCCGATTCACCTTGCCGCGCATCACCGTGAGGAGATCGTTCGTTTCGACAGTCGTACCGGACAGCGGATGTGGGCAGTGGACGTACCCGAGGACAGCCAGCCCATGGATACCGGTGCAGGCGTCGGCTATCTCACCGGCACCATGCACAACGGTCGAGCGACCGTCCGATATGTCTCAATCGACCCGACGTCAGGATCCGTTCAACGCGATTTTGTGGTCAGCGAGTACGCACTCAGTGACATCGCCCATCGCGATCAATTTCCTGATACCTACGTGCGGGGGTTGGAACACGCCGGGCGCAACGGGTTTGCATTCAGGGATCGCGTGAACCGGGCGATCTACGTCAATGGGGTCACCGGTGTGGCGACTGAATTCGACGGTGAGGTGCACGCCAGCGATGAGCGAAGTGACGACTTCATCGTCGAGAAGCAGGATGCACGCGGGGTGCCGTACGGCCACGAACTGCGCAGTGCTCCAGACGGTCGGGTCCGATGCACATTCGGCAGTGAGCCGATGTACAACTCGGCGTGGCTGGCCGACCAGATCCTCAGCGGCTCCGGTGACGAGCCGGCACGGCTGTACTCGCGCGCCGAGTGCCGCCCGCTACCGACCACGGTGTCTCCGGTGAATGTCGAGTATGTTGTCGCGCCCGGTGTTCTCCTGGCGGTCAACGACTCGCGCAACGGCCTGGTCATCGAAGGGTACCGGTAG
- a CDS encoding crotonase/enoyl-CoA hydratase family protein, with protein MSVDFDHLKTMTYEVTDRVARITFSRPEKGNSIVADTPLELAACVERADLDPAVHVILVSGRGEGFCAGFDLSAYADGTASAGGDHHGTVLDGKTQAINHLPDRPWDPMIDYQMMSRFVRGFSSLMHCDKPTVVKIHGYCVAGGTDIALHADQVITASDAKIGYPPMRVWGVPAAGLWAHRLGDQRAKRLLFTGDCITGAQAADWGLAVEAPEPEHLDERTERLVERIAAMPVNQLIMAKLACNTALLQQGVATSRMVSTVFDGIARHTPEGHAFVADAREHGFREAVRHRDEPLGDYGRTISGV; from the coding sequence ATGAGCGTCGACTTCGACCACCTCAAGACGATGACCTACGAGGTCACCGATCGCGTCGCGCGTATCACGTTCAGCCGCCCCGAAAAAGGCAATTCGATCGTCGCCGACACTCCGCTGGAGCTGGCGGCCTGTGTGGAACGCGCCGACCTCGATCCTGCGGTGCACGTGATCCTGGTGTCGGGCCGCGGCGAAGGCTTTTGTGCCGGTTTCGATTTGAGCGCCTATGCCGACGGCACCGCGTCGGCGGGCGGTGACCATCACGGCACGGTGCTCGACGGGAAAACCCAGGCGATCAACCACCTCCCGGACCGGCCCTGGGATCCGATGATCGACTATCAGATGATGAGCCGGTTCGTGCGCGGCTTCTCCAGCCTGATGCACTGCGACAAACCGACCGTGGTCAAGATTCACGGTTACTGCGTCGCGGGCGGTACCGACATCGCGCTGCACGCCGATCAGGTCATCACAGCGTCCGACGCCAAGATCGGCTACCCGCCGATGCGGGTGTGGGGCGTGCCCGCCGCGGGTCTGTGGGCGCACCGGCTGGGCGACCAGCGCGCGAAACGCCTTCTCTTCACGGGGGATTGCATCACCGGAGCGCAGGCCGCCGACTGGGGCCTCGCCGTCGAGGCGCCCGAGCCGGAGCACCTCGACGAGCGCACCGAGCGTCTCGTCGAACGGATCGCGGCCATGCCCGTCAACCAGCTCATCATGGCCAAGCTGGCGTGCAACACCGCGTTGCTGCAGCAGGGGGTCGCGACCAGTCGCATGGTCAGCACGGTGTTCGACGGCATCGCCCGCCACACCCCGGAAGGGCACGCCTTTGTCGCCGACGCCCGCGAGCACGGGTTCCGCGAAGCCGTGCGCCACCGTGACGAGCCCCTGGGTGACTACGGACGCACGATATCCGGAGTCTGA
- a CDS encoding DUF3060 domain-containing protein, which yields MSVVGLGALPLILSLGTPVASAKNGDTHVTGQGITQTLDCNGSTLFVNGTGNTVNALGTCWAVTVQGSSNIVVADNVINDITVYGYDQTVFFKNGDPILVDRGRELGMTNRLDRVPA from the coding sequence GTGTCGGTGGTCGGACTGGGGGCGTTACCACTGATCTTGAGCCTCGGCACGCCCGTGGCGTCGGCGAAGAACGGGGACACCCACGTCACCGGCCAGGGCATCACACAGACGTTGGACTGCAACGGTTCCACCCTGTTCGTCAACGGCACCGGGAACACCGTCAACGCACTCGGTACCTGCTGGGCGGTCACGGTGCAGGGCTCGTCGAACATCGTGGTCGCCGACAATGTCATCAACGACATCACGGTGTACGGCTACGACCAGACGGTGTTCTTCAAGAACGGCGATCCCATCCTGGTCGACCGCGGCCGCGAGTTGGGCATGACCAATCGACTCGACCGGGTTCCCGCCTGA
- a CDS encoding crotonase/enoyl-CoA hydratase family protein codes for MSEPVRIERNGAVTTVIIDRPQARNAVNGPTAAALFAAFDEFDRDDTASVAVLWGDGGTFCAGADLKAFGTPDMNQTHRTGPGPMGPSRMVLSKPVIAAVSGYAVAGGLELALWCDLRVVEEDAVMGVFCRRWGVPLIDGGTVRLPRLIGQSRAMDLILTGRAVEAAEAHAIGLANRVVPKGQAREAAEELAAELARLPQQCLRADRMSALRQWGESEESAMDFEFGSLAKVAEESLAGAKRFADGAGRHGARA; via the coding sequence GTGAGCGAACCCGTGCGGATCGAGCGAAACGGTGCGGTGACCACGGTCATCATCGATCGGCCGCAGGCCCGCAATGCCGTCAACGGTCCCACGGCGGCCGCGTTGTTCGCGGCTTTCGACGAGTTCGACCGCGACGACACCGCATCGGTGGCCGTGTTGTGGGGTGATGGCGGGACATTCTGTGCCGGAGCGGATTTGAAGGCGTTCGGCACTCCCGACATGAATCAGACGCACCGCACCGGCCCTGGGCCGATGGGCCCGAGCCGGATGGTGCTGTCCAAACCGGTGATCGCGGCGGTGAGCGGCTACGCCGTCGCGGGCGGCCTCGAGCTTGCGCTGTGGTGCGACTTGCGGGTCGTCGAGGAGGATGCCGTGATGGGCGTCTTCTGCCGCCGGTGGGGGGTGCCGCTCATCGACGGCGGCACGGTGCGCCTGCCCAGGTTGATCGGGCAGAGCCGCGCCATGGATCTGATCCTCACCGGACGCGCCGTGGAGGCCGCGGAAGCCCATGCGATCGGCCTGGCCAACCGCGTGGTGCCGAAGGGCCAGGCGCGTGAGGCGGCGGAGGAGTTGGCCGCTGAGCTGGCCCGGTTGCCGCAACAGTGCCTGCGCGCCGACCGGATGTCCGCTCTGCGTCAGTGGGGTGAATCCGAGGAATCGGCAATGGATTTCGAGTTCGGCAGCCTGGCCAAGGTGGCAGAGGAGTCGCTGGCCGGAGCCAAACGGTTCGCCGACGGCGCGGGCCGCCACGGAGCGAGGGCCTGA
- a CDS encoding DUF3060 domain-containing protein encodes MFTTNHIRIVGGIAAASTVLALSACGSESKDTNTPSATAGSSGLNVEVGNTINYASVGTTTDLDCADGKSLTVGGTNNTLTVKGTCASVNIGGSDNKITFDKIDKDLAVLGFNNTITYKAGDPKVNNTGSNNTVSKG; translated from the coding sequence ATGTTCACCACCAACCACATCAGGATCGTCGGCGGTATCGCGGCCGCGAGCACAGTTCTGGCCTTGTCCGCCTGTGGATCCGAGAGCAAGGACACCAATACGCCGTCGGCGACCGCGGGCTCCTCCGGGCTCAACGTCGAGGTGGGCAACACCATCAACTACGCATCTGTCGGGACCACAACGGATCTGGACTGCGCCGACGGCAAATCCCTGACGGTGGGCGGCACCAACAACACGCTGACCGTCAAGGGCACGTGCGCGAGCGTCAACATCGGCGGGTCGGACAACAAGATCACGTTCGACAAGATCGACAAGGATCTCGCGGTCCTCGGCTTCAACAACACCATCACGTACAAGGCGGGCGACCCGAAGGTCAACAACACCGGCAGCAACAACACGGTCAGCAAGGGCTGA
- a CDS encoding acyl-CoA dehydrogenase family protein yields MSDTHVVTNQVPLLEDYNPATSPVLTEALIREGGEWGLDEVVEVGALNGSRQVQRWGELADRNQPILHTHDRYGHRVDEVEYDPAYHELMTAAIKHGLHAAPWADDREGSHVVRAAKTSVWTAEPGHMCPISMTYAVVPALRFNPELAATYEPLLASRVYDPELTVPSTKAGITAGMSMTEKQGGSDVRAGTTQATPNADGSYSLVGHKWFTSAPMGDIFLVLAQARGGERSDGESSGGLSCFFLPRVLPDGTRNRMFLQRLKDKLGNHANASSEVEYDGATAWLVGEEGRGVKTIIEMVNLTRLDCALGSATSMRTGLARAVHHAQHRKAFGAYLIDQPLMRNVLADLAVEAEAATMLAMRMAGATDKAVRGDDREALLRRIGLAAGKYWICKRATPHAAEAMECLGGNGYVEESGMPRLYREAPLMGIWEGSGNVSALDTLRAMATRPDCVEVLFDELSKTAGHDARLDAHVATLRDDLQDLETIQYRGRKVAEDISLALQGALLVRHGHPAVAEAFLASRLGGQWGGAFGTLPTGLDLAPIIERALVKG; encoded by the coding sequence ATGAGTGATACGCACGTCGTCACCAACCAGGTTCCGCTGCTGGAGGACTACAACCCTGCGACATCTCCGGTGCTCACCGAGGCCCTGATCCGGGAAGGTGGGGAATGGGGTCTTGACGAGGTGGTCGAGGTCGGCGCCCTCAACGGCAGCAGGCAGGTGCAGCGGTGGGGTGAGCTCGCCGACCGCAACCAGCCGATCCTGCACACCCACGACCGCTACGGGCACCGGGTCGACGAGGTCGAGTACGACCCCGCCTACCACGAGCTGATGACGGCCGCGATCAAGCACGGTCTGCATGCCGCGCCGTGGGCCGACGACCGCGAAGGCTCTCACGTGGTGCGGGCGGCGAAGACCTCGGTCTGGACCGCCGAGCCCGGCCATATGTGCCCGATCTCGATGACGTATGCGGTCGTGCCCGCGCTGCGGTTCAACCCGGAGCTGGCCGCGACTTACGAGCCGTTGCTCGCGAGCCGGGTCTACGACCCCGAGCTGACGGTGCCGTCGACGAAAGCCGGTATCACCGCGGGCATGTCGATGACCGAGAAGCAGGGCGGCTCCGACGTGCGCGCGGGCACCACGCAGGCCACGCCGAACGCCGACGGCAGTTACTCGCTGGTCGGCCACAAGTGGTTCACGTCGGCCCCGATGGGTGACATCTTTTTGGTGCTGGCGCAGGCTCGCGGGGGCGAGCGAAGCGACGGGGAATCGTCCGGCGGTTTGTCCTGCTTCTTCCTGCCTCGGGTGTTGCCCGACGGCACCCGCAATCGGATGTTCCTGCAACGGCTCAAGGACAAGCTGGGCAATCACGCGAACGCGTCCAGCGAGGTCGAGTACGACGGCGCCACGGCGTGGCTGGTGGGTGAGGAAGGCCGCGGGGTGAAGACCATCATCGAGATGGTCAACCTCACCCGGCTGGACTGCGCATTGGGCAGCGCGACCAGCATGCGCACCGGCCTGGCGCGTGCCGTCCATCACGCGCAACATCGAAAAGCGTTCGGCGCCTATCTGATCGACCAACCGCTCATGCGCAACGTGCTGGCGGATCTGGCGGTCGAGGCCGAGGCCGCGACCATGCTGGCGATGCGCATGGCCGGGGCCACCGACAAGGCTGTGCGAGGGGACGACCGCGAGGCGTTGCTGCGCCGCATCGGCCTGGCGGCGGGCAAGTACTGGATCTGCAAGCGGGCCACTCCGCACGCCGCAGAGGCGATGGAATGCCTGGGCGGCAACGGTTACGTCGAGGAGTCGGGCATGCCGCGGCTCTACCGCGAGGCCCCGCTCATGGGAATCTGGGAGGGCTCGGGAAACGTCAGCGCGCTGGATACCCTGCGCGCCATGGCAACTCGGCCGGACTGCGTCGAGGTGCTGTTCGACGAGCTGTCCAAGACCGCGGGCCACGATGCCCGCCTGGACGCCCACGTCGCCACACTGCGCGACGATCTGCAGGATCTGGAGACCATCCAGTACCGGGGCCGCAAGGTGGCGGAGGACATTTCGCTGGCCTTGCAGGGCGCGTTGCTGGTGCGCCACGGGCATCCCGCCGTCGCGGAGGCGTTCCTTGCGAGCCGGCTCGGCGGCCAGTGGGGCGGTGCGTTCGGCACGCTGCCCACCGGGCTGGATCTCGCGCCGATCATCGAGCGCGCCCTGGTGAAGGGATGA
- a CDS encoding outer membrane protein assembly factor BamB family protein has protein sequence MDGGNDAGPSRLARWGTNVAAGLVAAGSVFLAAATGLAIFSQIWASTTPLPRNDTLGAPGTTVWLSVGVGVLVGAATARALLRRSWGLAVCVALGGVFAMIALAVLPHSLLSDYKDLTTKYSAAQQVPTAFAAWLLVCAGVVAIFAGAWVLLGWPRLTRAAFGTGAVVGVVIALVVAALFLRDADPNRNFDASTAATIPIPAVPNTLGASERFSVRIEVPRQVGSKITDTVRGAGPGFVVRTSNGVRAFDSAGHERWHHLHTDEWSVSDMHVFDDGATVVARFAPDGGRFGVAVGLDAMTGQVLWRSADHEITSAVAGMGADSGLSANEPLYLVVPGESTLTRIDTRTGRKLWSVGVPDDYSSVDSEAGVGYFTGAENNGRTDVHYVSLDPQTGNARFDVVAATYRVAEEDTYASNHVRAVKQAGRNGVVFTTRADGGTHYLNALTGQVFPFDGDLLFSTVATDDFVASEHSFQPNTPSINAIREQPDGRVRCPLPEGVVVGPTDWLADEVIYADRAGLIAYRRSDCSEVPAAGPRVPTGDLTAVPGVVLVADLNPASLVIRGYA, from the coding sequence GTGGATGGGGGAAATGACGCCGGGCCGTCACGGCTTGCCCGGTGGGGGACGAACGTGGCCGCCGGTCTGGTCGCGGCGGGTTCGGTGTTTCTGGCGGCCGCCACCGGTCTGGCCATCTTCAGTCAGATCTGGGCGTCGACGACACCGCTGCCGCGCAACGACACCTTGGGAGCGCCGGGCACCACCGTGTGGCTGTCTGTCGGCGTCGGTGTGCTCGTTGGCGCCGCGACAGCACGGGCATTGCTGCGACGCTCCTGGGGGCTTGCGGTGTGCGTCGCTCTTGGCGGGGTGTTCGCGATGATCGCCCTGGCCGTGCTTCCCCACAGCCTTCTGTCGGACTACAAGGATCTGACCACGAAATACTCTGCGGCGCAGCAAGTTCCGACGGCATTCGCTGCCTGGCTGCTGGTGTGCGCGGGTGTCGTCGCGATCTTCGCCGGGGCTTGGGTGTTGCTGGGGTGGCCCCGGCTGACCCGCGCGGCGTTCGGAACTGGTGCCGTTGTCGGAGTGGTGATCGCACTCGTGGTGGCGGCGCTCTTTCTACGCGACGCAGATCCGAATCGGAACTTCGACGCGTCGACTGCCGCCACCATCCCAATCCCGGCAGTGCCGAACACGCTGGGAGCTTCGGAGCGGTTCTCCGTGAGAATCGAGGTGCCGCGGCAGGTCGGTTCAAAGATCACCGATACGGTGCGCGGTGCCGGCCCAGGATTTGTGGTGCGTACGTCCAACGGGGTGCGAGCGTTCGACTCGGCGGGACACGAGCGGTGGCACCACCTGCACACCGACGAGTGGTCTGTCAGCGACATGCACGTGTTCGACGACGGCGCGACGGTCGTGGCCCGCTTCGCTCCGGATGGCGGCAGATTCGGTGTGGCGGTGGGACTCGACGCGATGACCGGACAAGTGTTGTGGCGCAGCGCCGATCACGAGATCACGTCGGCCGTTGCCGGAATGGGTGCGGATTCTGGCCTGAGCGCCAACGAACCGCTGTACCTGGTTGTGCCCGGGGAGTCGACGTTGACCCGAATCGACACGAGGACCGGGCGAAAACTGTGGAGTGTCGGTGTCCCCGACGACTATTCCTCAGTGGATTCCGAAGCCGGCGTCGGATATTTCACCGGTGCGGAGAACAACGGCAGAACCGACGTGCACTACGTATCGCTGGATCCGCAGACCGGCAATGCCCGATTCGACGTCGTCGCTGCCACGTACCGGGTGGCCGAGGAGGACACGTATGCTTCGAACCACGTGCGTGCGGTGAAGCAAGCGGGCCGCAACGGCGTTGTGTTCACAACTCGAGCCGATGGCGGGACGCATTACCTCAACGCGTTGACCGGACAGGTTTTCCCGTTCGATGGCGACTTGCTGTTCTCGACAGTGGCGACCGATGACTTTGTTGCGAGCGAGCATTCGTTTCAGCCGAACACTCCGAGCATCAACGCGATCCGCGAGCAACCGGACGGGCGCGTCCGTTGCCCCCTTCCCGAGGGCGTCGTCGTCGGGCCGACGGACTGGCTTGCCGATGAGGTTATCTATGCCGACCGCGCGGGCCTCATCGCATACCGGCGGTCGGATTGCTCGGAGGTTCCAGCGGCAGGGCCCAGGGTGCCTACCGGCGACCTGACGGCCGTGCCGGGTGTGGTGCTCGTGGCCGATTTGAACCCGGCCAGCTTGGTCATCAGGGGATACGCCTGA
- a CDS encoding C45 family autoproteolytic acyltransferase/hydolase encodes MVFQSISLHAFREDIPGPRWRALYDATWPGYRSWYLRPGTGERPTATQAEAALLRHLPELHPTWQHLVSLTGGDPTTAAMLTHWNMPAFAPACSQVVIDSGTRALIRNYDYHPALFEQVVLTTRLGGREVIGTSDCLWGLLDGMNSDGLAVSLTFGGAKGHGPGFGIPLVVRYLLEVAGTVPDALSALSGIPVAMSYNLTLTDRTGCHRTAYVAPDRPMEVREIPFATNHRFDRPDDPAHAKRFRSVERQKHLMALLRAEPDPDALAREFIRAPLRSTDYANGFGTLYTADYRPDSGVVHYRWPGTTWSRSFDSTDAELRLDVAAA; translated from the coding sequence ATGGTGTTTCAATCCATCTCCCTGCACGCATTCCGCGAGGACATTCCCGGACCGCGGTGGCGCGCGCTCTACGACGCCACCTGGCCGGGATACCGGTCGTGGTACCTGCGTCCGGGCACCGGCGAGCGCCCCACGGCCACGCAGGCCGAAGCCGCCCTGCTGCGGCACCTGCCCGAACTGCATCCGACCTGGCAGCACCTGGTCTCACTGACGGGTGGCGATCCCACCACTGCCGCGATGCTCACGCACTGGAACATGCCCGCATTCGCGCCGGCGTGTTCGCAAGTCGTCATCGACAGCGGGACACGGGCGCTCATCCGCAACTACGACTATCACCCCGCGCTGTTCGAACAGGTCGTGCTGACCACTCGACTCGGTGGGCGTGAGGTCATCGGCACCAGCGACTGCCTGTGGGGCTTGCTCGACGGCATGAACTCCGACGGGCTCGCGGTGTCGCTGACCTTCGGCGGCGCCAAAGGCCACGGCCCGGGGTTCGGGATTCCGCTGGTGGTGCGGTATCTGCTGGAGGTTGCCGGCACCGTGCCCGACGCGCTTTCGGCACTATCCGGCATACCCGTCGCGATGTCGTACAACCTGACCCTGACAGACCGGACAGGCTGTCACCGCACGGCATACGTCGCGCCGGACCGCCCGATGGAGGTGCGCGAGATCCCGTTCGCCACCAACCATCGATTCGACCGGCCCGACGACCCCGCACACGCGAAGCGCTTCCGCAGCGTCGAACGCCAGAAGCACCTGATGGCGTTGCTGCGCGCTGAGCCCGACCCAGATGCGTTGGCCCGTGAGTTCATTCGCGCCCCGCTGCGCAGCACCGACTACGCCAACGGCTTCGGCACGTTGTACACCGCGGACTATCGGCCGGATTCCGGCGTGGTGCACTACCGATGGCCGGGGACGACCTGGTCCCGGTCGTTCGACTCGACCGACGCCGAGTTGCGTCTCGACGTGGCGGCCGCGTAG
- a CDS encoding PaaX family transcriptional regulator C-terminal domain-containing protein: MPALNRMTARSVVLSVLLGAHPAWASAAELVRLTADFDIREPTLRVALTRMVGAGDLVRSDDGYRLSERLLARQRRQDAAINPRLREYRGDWLTLVITTVGNDARTRASLRNTLQQNRFAELREGVWMRPDNLDQELPQEITGRVRILRARDDDPVGLAGTLWDLPGWSATAHRLLDEISSAPDIPGRFVAAAGIVRHLVTDPVLPDELLPEPWPGAALRAAYTDFAAELVARRDNPELMEAT, encoded by the coding sequence ATGCCCGCGCTCAACCGGATGACGGCCCGGTCGGTGGTGCTCAGTGTGCTGCTGGGCGCACATCCGGCCTGGGCGTCGGCGGCCGAACTGGTCCGGCTGACAGCTGATTTCGACATTCGGGAGCCGACGCTGCGGGTCGCGCTGACCCGCATGGTCGGCGCGGGTGATCTGGTGCGGTCCGACGACGGCTATCGGCTCTCCGAGCGGCTGTTGGCCCGGCAACGGCGCCAGGACGCCGCGATCAACCCGCGGCTGCGCGAATACCGCGGGGACTGGCTCACTCTCGTGATCACGACGGTGGGCAACGACGCGAGAACCCGGGCGTCGTTGCGTAACACGCTGCAACAGAATCGGTTCGCCGAGCTCCGCGAGGGCGTGTGGATGCGGCCGGACAATCTCGACCAGGAGCTGCCGCAGGAGATCACGGGCCGGGTCCGGATCCTGCGCGCGCGTGACGACGACCCCGTCGGGTTGGCAGGCACGCTGTGGGATCTGCCCGGCTGGTCTGCCACCGCCCACCGACTTCTCGACGAAATATCCTCCGCACCAGACATTCCCGGTCGATTCGTGGCCGCGGCAGGCATTGTGCGGCATCTGGTGACCGATCCGGTGCTGCCCGACGAACTGCTGCCCGAGCCGTGGCCTGGCGCCGCACTGCGCGCCGCGTACACCGACTTCGCCGCCGAACTCGTCGCGCGGCGCGACAATCCCGAACTGATGGAGGCGACGTGA
- a CDS encoding outer membrane protein assembly factor BamB family protein, producing the protein MTGRGDGDRPSSGRWLTTVAGSCVGLGLALLLAAVVAGNFSRTWATKSQLPIRNLGWDSSTPAIAAGLAMGVGLLVFAAVVVALAYRAWIPAACVAGVGALATLAYSTMLRNYGAMTTSYTSAQQVPAAFAAWLFAAAGAVAALVGAVVFIWRPRAVRWLSVSSGVAVGVVTVIAVSAVLMRDADPGRDFDATTAAGIATPPIPGALGVEKRFALQLDVADEHAVLAAGAGFVARVPDGVRAFDSAGQPRWHYLHNGQPRWKTEFVGVFDDGATVVVGFDSGAHMAGEVVGLDAVTGELLWRTDKMSVALTVDELASPGATDPAAPFYLTVANGSEVARIDTRTGKELWQTRIPYPHMYLPFDTHAGIGYFSGEARNTGVDMRYVSLDPQTGTIRFDVPIGTYRWEDVDGVGWPARINARHAGRDGMVFTDGDGSPQFFNAATGAVAPFDAAEVLGPGSADEILALTAGHGVTLREAQDGRVRCTIAGAVDVETAGWLGDEVLLGDRDGVSAYRRSDCSPVAAGGHRVPGGNIVVAPGVVLIVDAASGADTIAGYS; encoded by the coding sequence ATGACGGGCAGGGGAGACGGCGACAGGCCGTCCTCGGGCCGCTGGCTGACGACTGTTGCCGGAAGCTGTGTCGGGCTGGGTCTGGCATTGCTGCTCGCCGCGGTGGTCGCCGGCAACTTCAGCCGGACCTGGGCGACGAAAAGCCAGCTGCCGATCCGCAATCTCGGCTGGGACAGTTCCACTCCCGCGATCGCGGCCGGGCTGGCGATGGGCGTCGGATTGCTTGTTTTCGCGGCAGTCGTCGTCGCGTTGGCCTACCGGGCATGGATCCCTGCCGCATGCGTTGCCGGGGTCGGTGCGCTGGCGACGCTCGCCTACAGCACCATGCTGCGCAACTACGGAGCCATGACAACCTCCTACACGTCTGCGCAGCAAGTCCCGGCTGCATTCGCGGCCTGGCTGTTCGCCGCGGCCGGTGCGGTGGCTGCGCTGGTCGGCGCCGTGGTCTTCATCTGGCGTCCTCGCGCCGTGAGATGGCTGTCGGTTTCCTCGGGTGTCGCCGTCGGGGTGGTTACGGTGATCGCGGTTTCGGCAGTACTCATGCGCGATGCCGATCCGGGCAGAGACTTCGATGCGACGACGGCTGCGGGCATCGCGACGCCACCGATCCCCGGCGCTCTCGGTGTCGAAAAGCGGTTCGCCCTCCAGTTGGATGTGGCCGACGAGCACGCGGTCCTGGCGGCCGGTGCCGGGTTTGTGGCGCGCGTGCCTGACGGCGTCCGCGCGTTCGATTCGGCCGGGCAGCCGCGGTGGCACTATCTGCACAACGGCCAACCCCGGTGGAAGACCGAATTCGTCGGGGTGTTCGACGACGGCGCAACGGTTGTCGTCGGCTTCGATTCCGGAGCACACATGGCCGGTGAGGTGGTGGGTCTCGATGCCGTCACCGGAGAGCTGTTGTGGCGCACTGACAAGATGAGTGTCGCCCTGACTGTCGATGAACTCGCGTCACCCGGCGCGACGGATCCCGCAGCGCCGTTCTACCTGACGGTGGCCAACGGATCGGAGGTGGCACGAATCGACACCAGAACCGGAAAGGAACTCTGGCAGACCAGAATTCCCTACCCGCACATGTACCTGCCGTTCGATACCCACGCCGGGATCGGGTACTTCAGCGGAGAAGCGCGAAACACCGGTGTCGACATGCGATACGTGTCGCTGGATCCACAGACCGGGACCATCCGATTCGATGTCCCGATCGGCACGTATCGGTGGGAGGACGTCGACGGCGTCGGGTGGCCCGCGCGGATCAACGCGAGACACGCCGGGCGCGACGGGATGGTGTTCACCGACGGGGACGGCTCTCCGCAATTCTTCAACGCAGCTACCGGCGCTGTTGCACCGTTCGATGCCGCCGAGGTGCTCGGTCCCGGGTCGGCCGACGAAATCCTGGCGCTGACAGCCGGACACGGCGTTACCTTGCGCGAGGCGCAAGACGGCCGTGTTCGGTGCACGATCGCCGGCGCCGTCGACGTCGAGACCGCGGGCTGGCTGGGTGACGAAGTGCTGCTCGGTGATCGCGACGGGGTGTCGGCCTACCGGCGCTCGGACTGCTCACCGGTCGCCGCCGGTGGGCACCGGGTGCCGGGCGGGAACATCGTCGTCGCACCGGGAGTCGTGCTGATCGTTGACGCGGCGTCGGGCGCGGACACGATCGCGGGGTACAGCTGA